CAGCAGTCCGGCGTAGAGGTAGGAGGCGGGATCGAACTCCTCGGCCATCGGGCTCTCCGGGTCGAACAGTTGCAGCTGGTCGACGACGTTCGGGAGGAAGCTGCTCAGGACGTCGGGCAGAAACGTGAGCATCCCTCGATAGAAGAGGCCGTTCATCATCACCAGAAAAAAGGCGATGGTGAACCCCACGGTAAACAGCGACCGACTGTCGGCGACGAACTGCCGCCACGTCATCCCGTGGGTGTCGGACGCCGGGGTGCCACCGTCCGCCTGCGCCTGGGCGGCGGCGGTCTCGTCGAACTCGACCGACAGCGCGTAGAGCACCGCGACAGCCGCCGGCGCGATTAGGAGCGCGGTCACGAGCCGCCACTCGAAAAACAACAGCAGCACCGCCGTCAGGAGCGGCCCGAGGGCGATCCCCAGATTGCCCGCCATGCCGTGGTAGGCAAAGCCGGTCCCGCGCTCCTCAACGCCCTTGCTGATCAGCGACAGCCCGGCAGGGTGGTATACGCTCGCGGCGAGCCCCCAGATACACAGCGCTACCATAATCATGAGGACGTTTGGGGCGATGCTTAACACCAGGAAGGACGCGCCCATTCCCACAAGACACGCGGTCACGAGTTCCTGCGAGCCGAAGCGGTCGACGAGGATCCCCCCTGGCAGGGCCCCGACGCCGAACAGCCCGTAACCGACCGCGACGACGACCCCCAAGAGAGCGGTACTCACCGAGAACTCGGAGAGCCAAAGCACCATCAAGATCGGGATCGAGAGTTCGTACGTATGGACGATCGCGTGGGAGACCATCACGAACCCAATGATTGATCTATCATTGCTATTCATCCGTCCACATCCTCCAACGATTCATACATACACTGACAGATATTGCCCTCCGCCGGGAGCGGCGCACCGACGACGACTGCTAGTCCCGACGTCTCGAGTGCGAGTCGATCGAGTGCGTCACGGGCGGTGCGAGCGACGGCGCTGTTCGTCGATGCGGTCCGGTCGATCCGGTAGCCGCTCAGGAACAGTTCGGGGAAGACCAGCAGGTCAACCCTGTCCGCTCGGGTCCGCTCGATCTCGTCTCGAGCCCGCCCGGTGTTTCGCGCGACGTCTCCCAGAACCGAATCGCTCTGGACGACTCGAACGGTAATTTCGCTCACGGTCGAGTACTCCCTCCGTGGCCTCGAGAGCGAAAGAACATCGTGGCTCGCTACTCTTCGTAGGTCGCGATCCGTTCGACGTGAGTGAGCGTTACGGCGAGCAACACGATGGTAACGGCGACGATGATGAAGACGACGCTGATGACGTTCACTTCGGGCGTCGCGTGCTGTCGGAGTTCGTCCCAGAGATACGTCGGCAGCGTGTTCGTCACCGTGTCCTTCACGAAGTAGGTGTAGACGAACTCGTTGAACGAGATCGTAAAGGCGAGGAGTCCGCCGGCGACGATACCCGGGAAGATGTTTGGGAGCGTGATCCGGACGAACGTCTGTAACTCATCCGCACCGAGGTCCTTCGACGCCTCCTCGAGGCGGTAATCGAACGCGACGAACGTCGGGAGGATGATGAGCGTCGCGAACGGAAGGATCCGGATGACGTGTGCGATGACGACCGACCAGTAGCCCGACGGGAAGTTGACGATTCCCAGGAAGATCGCGAGCGCCACACCGACGACCACTAGCGGCACGACGATGGGCAGGGTAGCGAGCAACTGCAGCGTGTTGTTTCCGACGAAATCGTAGCGATCGACGGAGTAAGATATCAACAGCGCGAGGACGACCGCGATCGGCGTCGCCACGAGGCTCACTTTCAGCGAGGTCAACACCGAGGAGATCGCCTGATCGTTGTTGAGGAACACGACGTACCAGTCGGTCGTGAAACTCTGTGGTGGGAACGTCAACACTTCGTGTTTGGCGAACGACATGATCACGAGGACGAAGATCGGCGTCCACAGGAACACGATCGCGAACAGGATCGTCGCGTACCCGAACCTGCGGCCGTGCATGTGAACGACCCGCTCGAGGCGGCCGAATGCGGATCCGAGAAGGCTCATGCGTTCTCACCCCGGTCGAGCACGTTGCCGCCACTGGCCACGCTGACCACCAGCGCGGCGATGACGAGTATCGTGACGATCACGCTGATCGCGGCACCGAACGGCCAGTTGAACGCCTGGGTGAACTGCTGTTCGATCACCATCCCGATCATGACGTTTCCGGTGCCGCCCAGCAGCGTCGGGGTGATGAACGCGCCGAAAACGGGGATGGCAACCAGGATGACGCCGACCATGATGCCGCTTTTGGTCATCGGTAACGTCACGGTGACGAACGTCTTGATCGGCCCCGCCCCGAGGTCCTTGGCGGCGTCGATGAGATCGGTGTTCATCCCGCTGAGCGAGGCGTAGAACGGGAGCGTCGCGAGCGGGAGATAGACGTAGACGAAGCCGATGATAACGGCTTCGTGACTGTACAACAGCCCGATGGGTTCGTTGATGAGTCCCGTCGTCAGTAACACGGTGTCGAGCAGTCCGTTCGACTGGAGGATGTTGATCCACGCGTACATGCGGATGATGTAGTTGGTCCAGAACGGCAGGATGACGAGCAACAACAGGAGCGTCGCCCGCTTGGAGAAGCGAACGATACTGTACGCGAGCGCGTAGCCGAGCGCAACGGCGACGACCGTCGTCTGGACCGTGATGACGGTCGTTCGCCAGAGCACGGTCATATAGGTGTCCGAACTGACGAAGCGCATGTAGTTCTCGAGGGTCGTCGGCGCCGGCGGCATCCCGTCGAGAAACGACAGCCAGACCATGACTATGAGTGGTGCGACGAAGAAGACGAACAGGACGCCGAACGGAATCCCGATCAGGACGAACTTCTTGAGCCGGGGGTGGTTCCTGAAGAAGGTAACGACCTCTCTGAGGTTGTCTTGGACGCGGTCGAACGTAACGCTCGAAACGGTCTTCGAACTCATGCGCTCTCTTTCTCCGCCGGGAACACCTGTGCATCTGCGTGTGACCACGTAACGTAGACGTCGTCGTCGACCGAGAACTGGTCGTCCGACCCCTGAATGACGAACGTTCCCAGTGACGTACTGATGCGATACGAGACGTTCTCACCCTGGTAAATGCGGTTTTCGACCGTTCCTGTGAGGGTGTGGGGCTCCGAGGGGGGGTCCCCGTGAAGCTCGAGCTGGTGTGGACGGATACAGAGGTCGATCGTCGATCCGTTGGCCCCGGTGATGTCGGCGAGTTCGCCGACGAGGGTGGCGTCGTCGACGCGAACGGTTTGCTCGTCGAGACGCAACGCCGCGTCGGTTTCGTTGACGTGTTCGACCGATGCCGGGATCACGTTGACGTCCCCGATGAAGTCCGCGACGAACTTGCTACTCGGTTCGACGTAGAGCTCCTCGGCAGTGCCGACCTGCTCGATCTGTCCCTCGTTGAGGAGAACGAGCTTGTCGGAGACGGCCATCGCGACCTCCTGGTCGTGGGTCACGTACAGAAACGAGATGCCGGTCTCTCGCTGAATCCGCTGGAGTTCGACCTGCATGTGTTGGCGGAGTTTCCGGTCGAGCGAGGCGAGCGGTTCGTCGAACAGGACGAGTTCCGGCTCGTTGACGATCGCCCGGGCCAGCGCGACGCGCTGTTGCTCGCCACCCGACAGCTCGTCCGGTTTCCGGTCTTCGTACCCCGACAGGTGAACGACGTCGAGCATCTCCGTGACCCGCTGTTCTCGTTTCTCTTTGGGGACGCCGCTTTGTTTGAGGCCGTACTCGATGTTTCCTGCCACGGTGAGGTGGGGGAACAGCGCCAGTCCCTGGAACATCATGTTGACGTTCCGCTCGAACGGTGGCTGTCCGACCATGTCCTCGCCGTTGAGCAGGATTTCTCCCGACGTGGGAGATTCGAAGCCGGCGACCATCCGCAGAATCGTGGATTTGCCCGATCCACTCGGTCCGAGAATCGAGACGAACTCGCCGTTGTCGACATCGAACGAGACGTCGTTGACGGCCAGTACGGAGCCAAAGTCTTTCGTGAGGTTGTTAATTTCGAGTAAAGACATGTATGTGTTCGTTCAATCGCGTTGTTATGCACTCTTGACTTCGGTCCAGATCTCGTCGAACGTTTCCAGAACGTCGTCGTCGAGCGGCCGTTCGAAGTAGAGTCGATCGTCCCACTCCTCCGGCCACATGTGGAACTCGATCCGTTCTTCGGTGAGGGTGCCGTCCTCCAACTCCGGTTCGTACAGCGCCATGAGATCGTCGTCGTCGACCGGCGGACGGTAGCCGAGTTCGGTCAGCATGTGTTTGATATTTTCCGGCCGGGAGACCCAGTCGATGAACAGCAGCGCCGCTCGCGGGTTGGGGGCATTCGACGGCAGCACGAAGTCGTTCATCCCGTAGAGGGTGCCCTCCTCGGGCACCGTGTAGTCGACGGGTGCCTCGTCGTCGTACTTGGCGATGTACGTCTGCCCGTCGAGCAGGGGGCCGACGACGACGTCCTCGTTGAGGAACATCCCGCGGGCGTGGTTGAACTCGGACCAGTACGTGACGTTCAGATCGCGCTGCTGTATCAACACTTCTCGGATCTCGTCCATGTCGTCCGGATCGAACGGATCCTGGCCCGTGTACAGCGCTGCGATCTGACACGCGTAGTAGGATCGGTCCCACATGAACATCTCGTCGGCGAACTCGTCGTCCCAGAGGACGCCCCACGACTCCGGCGGACTGTCAAAGACTTCCGTGTTGTACGTCAGCGACGGGTTGATACTGAGCGCCTGTGGCAGCGCGTACACGTCACCGTCCGTCGTGTGATACTCGTCTAAGATCTCCTTCAGCGAGTCGGGAACCTCCTCCCAGGCGGGCATCATATCGACAGGGAGCGGCTCCAGGTACTCGTTGTTCATCGCGCGGTCGGTCCAGTCGATGCCCGAGCCGATGCTGTCGATCTCCCCGTTCCCACCCTCGAGCTGGGAGTACCACTCCGACGGATCCGAGTAGGCGCCGGTGTTTACCTCGAGGTCGTACTCGTCGGCGAACGTCTCGGCCGCCCAATCGCGGAAGTCGAAGTACCAGTTCCAGACGTTGAGTGAGTCCTCGTAGTCCTCGGGAGGCCACTCCTCGAGATCCATCGGCCGGAAACCGTCGTCCGAACCCCCGCCACCCATACACCCCGCAAGTGCAGCCGCAGCGACCGCACCGGTTCCCTTCAAAACCGAGCGGCGTCTACGATTCATGTTATCTTGAACCATACAGGTCTCTGGTATCGCGCCCCATATATAATAGTTTGGTATACATCCAGATTTTTGGCCAGTATTTTGAATGCAGATGTCATATATTCTTTATTGCTAGATTGTATTCGGCCCGCCCGCCAGTTTTACAATATCGGTTCGCCTCTACTCACGGGATGGATGCCGATCGATCTAGACGGGCGGTCGTCGATCACATCGCGAACAGTCGCGACGAACTGGTCGACCTGTTGTGCGAACTCGTCGCACAGCCCTCCGTGGCGGGCGACGAACGAGCCGTACAGGAGACTATCGCAGCGAAACTAGACGCGCTCGGACTCGAGCCGGACGTCTGGGAACCCGACGACGAGGCTCTCCGTGATCACCCGGGCTTTTTCGAGACGACCTCCTACCAGCGACAGGGGTACGAGGGCCGGCCGAACGTCGCCGCGCGCATCGACGGTGGCGACGGTCGGTCGCTCGGACTCAGCGGCCACGTCGACGTCGTGCCGGTCGAGGCGGAGTCGTGGACAACCGATCCCTGGGAGCCGACGGTGATCGACGGACGCGTGTACGGTCGCGGAACGATGGACATGAAAGGCGGCATCGCCGCCGCCCTCACGGCGGTCCGGGCGCTCGTCGAACGGGACGTCTCCCTTGGCGGCGACCTCCTCTTGCAGACGACGATCGAGGAGGAAGAGGGGGGCTGCGGCGGCGTTCTCTCCGCGCTCGAGCGGGGGTATCGACCGGACGCGGCGATCATCCCCGAACCCTACGGCGTGCCGAACGTCGGGATCGCCAGCGCCGGCGTCCTGTACTTCCGGCTCACGGTTCACGGGAAGGCCTCACACGCCGCGCGCGGCTACGAGGGCGTTAACGCGTTCGAGAAGGCGACGAAACTTTCCGGAGCGCTCGCGGAACTCGATCGAGAACGGAAAGCGCGCATCTCGTACCCGCCGGCCGCACGGAGCGATCCCGCCGCCGAAGGGAGCGTCACGAACCTGAACGTCGGCATCGTCCGCTCCGGCGACTGGGTCTCGACGGTCCCCTCCAGGGCCGTCCTCGAGTGTCGCATCGGCTGGCCGCCGGGGGAGAGCCGCGACGACGTTCGACGGCAGGTTCGGGAGGCCGTCGACGGCGTCGTCGAAAACGACGAGTGGCTCGCGGAACACCCGCCGGGCCTCGAGTGGTTCGGGTGGAGCGCCGAGCCACACGAAGTGCCGAGAGACGCCGAGATCCTGTCGATAGCGAAACGCCGCGCCGAGGAAGTAACTGGCGACACGACCGAGTACGTCGGCGGACTCGCCGGGATGGACGAGCGATTTTACAACAACTACTACGACATCCCCTGCGTCACGGTCGGGCCCTCCGGAGAGAACGGACACGGCGCGGACGAGTCCGTCGAGATCGAATCGCTGGTTGAAACCGCCCAGACCATCGCGCTGTCGGCGATGGACTGGTGCGGAATCGACGAGTAGCGCCTGCGCCGTCTCACTCGTCGCGGACGCGAACGTCGAGCACCGACGGGCCGGACTGCTCGAGTGTGCGCTCGAGTGCGGGGCCCAGAGCGTTGGGATCGTCGACGCGTTCGGCGTGGGCACCGTGGCTTTTGGCGTTCGCGACGAAGTCGATCGGCGGATCGAAGTCCATCCCGTCGTACTCGTGGTCTTCCGCGTCGCCGCCGAACAGGCGGGTCGCGTTCTGTTTCAGTACCCGGTAGTTCCGGTTGTTAGGGATGACAATCGTGAGGTCGAGGTCGTACCGAACCGCGGTGTAGATCGCCTGCGGGTAGTACAGGTACGAGCCGTCTCCGACGACGCCGACGACCGGACGCGAATCCGATGCCATCGTCATCGCGACCGCCGACCCGACCGTGGCGGGCGTGCCGTAGCCGAGTCCGCCGCTCTTGTTCGAGATCATCCCCTCGGATTCGAAGTTCCACTCGTTGCGGATGTAACGCGCCGTCGTGATAGCCTCGTTGACGAGATAGGCGTTCGGAGCGACCCGCTGTAGCTCCGCGATCAGTTCGCGTTTCGAGAGGACGTCGGCGTTGACGGACTCCTGGCCGCCGTCCTCGCGCTCGAGGCGGCGCTCTATTGTGGCGATCGCCCGCTCTCGTCTGGCCGCCGTCTCCGAGCCGAGTTCGTCCTCGACCGCCTCGGCGACAGCGTCCATCGTCTGCCCGACGTCGCCGAGCACCGCGACGTCCGCCGGGTGGTTCTTCCCCAGTTGCCAGGCGTCGTCGCTGAGATGGAGGAGGGTCGCATCCGGATCGATCAGCGGCTGGTCCGGTTTAAGGTCGGGAATGTGCGTCGAACAGCCGACGAACGCGAGCGCGTCACCGTCCATCCACTCGGCGTACGATTCTGTCGAAGGGGCGACGGTGCCGACCCACTGGTCGTGGTCCGTCGGGAAGTTGACCTCGCCCATGAGGATCTCCCCGTGAACGCGCGCACCGCACGCCTCGGCTAGTCGAACCGCGGCGTCGATCGCGTTGGTTCCGGCGCGGGCGACGCCGTCGCCGACGACCAACACCGGATCCTCCGCGTCGATCAGGCGGTCAGCCGCGCTGGCGATCTGTCCGGCGTCACCGCCGCCGGCGTTCGGAATCGCGCCCAGCTGTTCGGGCTCGGCGGTCGTCTCGGCGGTCATCACGTCGACCGGCAGACCGAGGAAGACGGGACCGGTTGGCGGCGTGAGCGCGATCCGAAACGCGCGCCGCAACATCGCCGGCAGCGCGTCGACGTGTTTCACTTCGGCGCTCCACTTGGTGAACTGCCGAGCCATCCGCTCTATGTCCCCGTGCAGGATCGGCTCCGTGTGTTGATGATCGGTCGAATGATTGCCGGCGGTGACGACAAGGGGAACGCCGGCGAACATCGCCCCCTGGATGTTCGCCAGTCCGTGTGCGAGCCCCGGTGCGACGTGGAGGTTGACGACGCCGACGGGACAGGTGTCCGGCGGCCGGTAGCTGTCGTGGCGGAGCGTGCCCGCGTAGCCGGCGGCCGCTCCGACCGCGACGTCCTCGTGAAGCCCGAGGACATAATCGAGTTGACTCCCACTGAGTGCGTTCATGACGGGCAACTCCGTCGTCCCCGGATTCCCGAATACGTGCTCTACACCGTACTCGAGAAGCGTCTCTACGAACAGATCCGCGCCGGTACGTGCCGCTCTCTCGGACATACCGTCACCCTACTGAAAGCGACCCAATAAGCATTTGGGATGTTGATTTCAGTTCAGAAAAAGACGCTCTCGTTGTCTTCAGTTTGAAGAGTGGCGTCGGTCGGCCGGATTACGACTCCTCGAGCGGCCAGTACGTCTCGTGGTGGGAAACGGCCGCGTCGATCCACCTCGGGAGGTGGCCAGACGATTCGTCGACCCACGCGAACGGGTCGTCAACACCGTATTCGGGGAGTTCGACCGCCGACCCGGTCGCGCCCTCGAGGACGCCGAGCGTGGCGAACGGGAGGTGGCTGATCTGATAGCCGCCCTCCTGGACGATCGCGAGCCGACCGTCGCTCGCCTTGGCCGCGAGCGTCTGCGCCCGACGCCCCAACTCCCGGAATCCGCCGCGGGTCACGACGTTTCGGCCCAGCGGATCCGCCGTCCCGGGATCTTGTCCCGCACTCACCAGCACCAGATCCGGATCGTACGCTGTCACGACGGGTTTGACGAGGCGGTCGAAGACGTCCGCGTACCCCCGATCGCCGATGCCCAGCGGCGTCGGGACGTTGACGGTGTACCCCTCGCCCGCGCCGGTTCCGGTCTCCTCGAGCGAGCCCTCCTGGGGGTGGTACTGCGGGTCCCACGCGCCATGGTCGTGGTGGACGCTGACGTAGAGCACGTCGTCCCGGTCGTAAAAACACTCCTGCGTGCCGTTCCCGTGATGGACGTCCCAGTCGACGATGGCCACGCGCTCCGCTCCCGCTTCCAGCGCTGCCTCCGCGGCGATGGCGGCGTTGTTGAAAAAGCAGAATCCGTCGGGCTGGCCGGGCTGTGCGTGGTGCCCGCTCGGTCGGGCGAGAGCGTAGGGAACCGCCTCGTCGTCGCTCAGCGCGGCCTCCGCGGCGGCGATAGCGGTCCCGGCGGCGTACCGCGCCGCGTCGTACGTCGCCTCGTTCGCCCCGGTCGTCGTTCCGTCGATCCGGCCGCCGCCGTCCGCGCTGAACTCCCGGAGCCAGTCGACGTACGATCCGTCGTGTACACGGAGAAGCGCCTCTCGACTGGCGGGCGACGCGGATTCGAACTGCGCCCGATCGCCGAACCCCGACTCGAGCATCGCTTTGATGTTTTCCACGCGGGCCGGCTGATCCGGATGCGGTTCGTCAACCGCCAGGAAGGGCGCACTCGGGAGTTTGAACGACCCTGCCGGCGGCTCGTGTGCGATGGTCTTCCGGTGCCAGTAGACCGTCAGCGGCATCGTCTCCGCGCTCCCGTCGGCCGGTCTTGTGTCAGTCATCGGCTTCCTGATAATTGACGATCGTGTGCGCGATCGTCGTCGCGGTCTCGAGCAGCGAGTCGACGGTCGTGTGTTCGTCGGCACCGTGGAGGTTGTGGCCGACCGGGCCGACCGACACCGCGTCGACGTCGTAGTACCGCACGAAGAACCGCTCGTCGAGGCCAGCGTTGCCGCCGACGAACTGCCCGGCGGCTCCCGTCACCGCCTCGGCGTTCGACTTCGCGACCCGTACAATCTTCGAGTCCGTCGCTGTTTCGTGGGGCGCGGCCTGCCAGCCGAACCACTCGATGGTCGGCGGATTCGCCGCGAGCCACTCGTCGTCCTCGGCGACGGCCGCGATGGTCTCATCGATCTGCGTTCGGACCTCGGCGCGACTCTCGCCCGGCGGCCAGCCGACCCGCCCCTGCAGGACCGCCTCGCTCGGGACGGTCGAGGGCCAGTCGCCCGCCTCGATCGTCCCCAAGTTGAGGTTCGTGACGTTACCCTCGAGTTTCGGATCGGCAGCGTGAGCGGGCGGATACTCGATCCGCTCTTTCCGCTCGGCGTCGAGCTCCTCGAGCGCTGCGTACAGTTTCGCCGCCTTCCCGATCGCATTGACGCCCTCGTGACCCCACGCCGCGTGGACGCTCTTGCCGGGGACCTCGATTCGAAAGTACATCACGCCGGCGCTGGCCACGCCGATGTTCGGCACGTCGAACGGTTCGGCGATGACCGCGGCGTCCGGGACGTACCCCCGCTCGAGCGCGGAGAGCGCCCCGCCGACGCCGCCGTCCTCCTCCTCGATCGTGCTCTGGAAGAGGAGGTCGCCGCCGAGTTCGACTCCCTCCTCGAGAAGCGCCTCGATCGCGATCAGCACGGCTGCGAGTCCGCCTTTCATGTCCGCGACGCCGCGGCCGTACAGCGTGTCGTCCTCCCTCGTCATCGACCAGGGGTCGCGGTCCCACTCGGATTCGGTCACGTCGACGACGTCGATGTGGCCGCCGACCGTGAGGGTCGGCCCGTCGCCACCCTCGATGCGCGCGGCGACGTTCGGCCGGCCCTCGTAGCCGACGTCCGCGAACGAGGAGGTCTCGAAAAAGCCATCGTGGCCGCGGAGAGCCTCGTCGTCGGGTTCCCAGACGTCCGGCTCGAGCCCGAGGGTCTCGAGTGCGTCAACGATGACCTCCTGACCCGGCCCCTCGTTCCCGGTGACGGTTTTCGTCTCGACGAGCGCCGAGACGAGTTCGAGCAGTCGCTCCTCTCGCCGTTCGATCGCTTCCGTCAAGGCTGCCTTCATGCTTGACGCCACCCGATCGGTCGGTCGTGTGGATGCGGTTCGACGCTGCCAGCGCCGTTCGGATCGATACGGATCGGACGTGTCGTCGCTGTCGATATCATGAGCGTGTCGGGTTCTGAGAGAGCCGCGTGACGTGGCGTACGGGTTCGGTGACGCCGTTCTCGCCGGCCTACGGCTCGTCCTATCCGATGGGCTCATTCGAGCGAGAGATTAAATAGCTTCCCGTGACCGCAGACTATTTTAGACAAACTCCGGAAATAGATGACATGGTTAGTTCGGATTCAATATCTTCTGGAAGAGTTGTACAGTACCGAAACACTTAGCAACCGCTCTGCGGTATTCCGTCGCATGATATCTATCGACGAGGGTCGGTTTCGCGAGACGTTCGAACGATACGCCGACATCGGGCGGACCGAGAACGGGGGGATCCATCGTCTCGCGCTGACGGAAACCGACGGGCGCGTCCGCGATCAGTTCGTGAGCGACCTCGAGGCGCTCGGTCTCGATGTCAGGATCGACGAAGTCGGTAACATCTTCGGCCGCCGCGAGGGAACGGAGCCGGACGCAGCGCCGGTGGTCGTCGGCTCGCACCTGGATTCCCAGCCCTACGGCGGGCGATTCGATGGCCAACTCGGCGTCCTGACCGCCCTCGAGACCGTGCGAACGTTCGTCGACGAGGGAGTCGACCACCGTCGCCCGATCGAGGTCGTAAACTGGACGAACGAGGAGGGGTCGCGGTTCAAACCGGCGCTGATGGGTAGCGGGACGTTCACCGGCGAGTTCGATGTCGACGAGACGCTCGAGCGGACGGACGACGACGGGACGAGCGTCGAGGAAGCGCTCGAGGAGATCGGCTACCGGGGCGAGGTGCCGTGTCGACCCGGCGAGGACGTCCACTCCTACCTCGAACTACACGTCGAACAGGGACCGGTCCTCGAAGAACGCGATGTCGCCGTCGGCGTCGTCGAGGGCATCCTCGGGATGGTGTGGCTCGACGCGACGATCCGCGGCGAGGCCGATCACGCCGGCCCGTCACCGATGCACACGAGACAGGACGCGCTCGTCGCCGCAACCGACGTGGTC
This DNA window, taken from Natronococcus sp. CG52, encodes the following:
- a CDS encoding ArgE/DapE family deacylase, translated to MKAALTEAIERREERLLELVSALVETKTVTGNEGPGQEVIVDALETLGLEPDVWEPDDEALRGHDGFFETSSFADVGYEGRPNVAARIEGGDGPTLTVGGHIDVVDVTESEWDRDPWSMTREDDTLYGRGVADMKGGLAAVLIAIEALLEEGVELGGDLLFQSTIEEEDGGVGGALSALERGYVPDAAVIAEPFDVPNIGVASAGVMYFRIEVPGKSVHAAWGHEGVNAIGKAAKLYAALEELDAERKERIEYPPAHAADPKLEGNVTNLNLGTIEAGDWPSTVPSEAVLQGRVGWPPGESRAEVRTQIDETIAAVAEDDEWLAANPPTIEWFGWQAAPHETATDSKIVRVAKSNAEAVTGAAGQFVGGNAGLDERFFVRYYDVDAVSVGPVGHNLHGADEHTTVDSLLETATTIAHTIVNYQEADD
- a CDS encoding Zn-dependent hydrolase, which codes for MISIDEGRFRETFERYADIGRTENGGIHRLALTETDGRVRDQFVSDLEALGLDVRIDEVGNIFGRREGTEPDAAPVVVGSHLDSQPYGGRFDGQLGVLTALETVRTFVDEGVDHRRPIEVVNWTNEEGSRFKPALMGSGTFTGEFDVDETLERTDDDGTSVEEALEEIGYRGEVPCRPGEDVHSYLELHVEQGPVLEERDVAVGVVEGILGMVWLDATIRGEADHAGPSPMHTRQDALVAATDVVQAVRRLSNRIADDVVTTVGELDVSPNSINVIPSTVSFTVDARSYDDDVVAELAERIEREIDQACRREGTTYDLEEIWRIPHTEFSPTVRDTAFEAASATDTSTREMVGGAGHDASYLNDITDAGLLFVPSVDGKTHNEAEYTEWSDAVAGATVFAETTRRLAR